From a single Lolium rigidum isolate FL_2022 chromosome 7, APGP_CSIRO_Lrig_0.1, whole genome shotgun sequence genomic region:
- the LOC124675420 gene encoding trehalose 6-phosphate phosphatase RA3-like produces the protein MTNHAAFAAEDAVTAVPPPAQVGRHFSAFPPRRARDCRKAALGRMDLAASGVLLAGSLLDSMKASSPRHAKFAAGADHEDWMEKHPSALEQLEDVLAAAEGKEIVMFLDYDGTLSPIVDDPDSAVMTEDMRDAVRSVAQHFPTAIVSGRGRDKVLNFVKLEELYYAGSHGMDIKGPTTVSNHKAKADEVLCQPATEFLPVIQEVYETLTAKMESIPGAMVENNKFCLSVHFRCVHEEEWDDLGEQVRAVLEGYPDLRLTKGRKVLEIRPSIKWDKGNALEFLLESLGYAGRDDVFPIYIGDDRTDEDAFKVLRNMGQGIGILVTKFPKETTASYSLREPAEVKDFLRKLVKSNGTKG, from the exons GTCGCCATTTCTCAGCGTTTCCGCCGCGGAGGGCGCGGGACTGCAGGAAGGCCGCCCTGGGCCGCATGGACCTGGCCGCCTCCGGGGTGCTCCTGGCCGGGTCCCTGCTGGACTCCATGAAGGCCTCCTCGCCGCGCCATGCCAAGttcgccgccggcgccgaccaCGAGGACTGGATG GAGAAGCACCCTTCGGCATTAGAGCAGTTAGAGGacgtgctggcggcggcggaggggaaggAGATCGTGATGTTCCTGGACTACGACGGCACACTGTCGCCGATCGTGGATGACCCCGACAGCGCCGTCATGACCGAAGAC ATGAGGGACGCGGTGAGGAGCGTGGCCCAGCATTTCCCGACCGCCATCGTGAGTGGGAGAGGTAGAGACAAG GTGCTTAATTTTGTGAAGCTGGAGGAGCTGTACTACGCCGGGAGCCATGGCATGGACATCAAGGGCCCCACCACAGTATCCAACCACAAGGCAAAG GCTGACGAAGTTCTATGCCAGCCGGCGACGGAGTTCTTGCCTGTCATTCAGGAG GTGTATGAGACACTGAcggccaagatggaatccatcccAGGCGCCATGGTGGAGAACAACAAGTTCTGCCTCTCCGTTCACTTCCGCTGTGTCCACGAGGAG GAATGGGATGATCTGGGCGAGCAGGTGAGGGCGGTGCTTGAGGGCTACCCGGACCTCCGCCTCACCAAGGGGAGGAAGGTCCTGGAGATCCGGCCCTCCATCAAGTGGGACAAGGGAAACGCCCTCGAGTTCTTGCTCGAGTCTCTTG GCTATGCCGGGCGTGACGATGTTTTTCCAATATACATCGGAGATGACCGCACCGACGAGGATGCGTTCAAG GTGCTGCGCAACATGGGACAGGGTATCGGGATCCTTGTGACCAAGTTTCCAAAGGAGACCACTGCATCCTACTCTCTGCGTGAGCCTGCTGAG GTGAAAGACTTCCTGCGTAAGCTGGTGAAGAGCAACGGGACAAAGGGATAA